In Brienomyrus brachyistius isolate T26 chromosome 19, BBRACH_0.4, whole genome shotgun sequence, one DNA window encodes the following:
- the LOC125715167 gene encoding AN1-type zinc finger protein 3-like → MGDTGSERSKPPSLPPRCPCGFWGSSKTRNLCSKCFANIQKKQPDEDCAPGPSSSSGSSHSSAFSKDISSSSISSHSLPSDPIKLEQMTAEDKGTVLMPVQEKASSTDTGSGTLLSASKRPHDSDTGPEEEATAAKRARPSEEGASHGGQKQRSRRRCHCCQSKLELVQQELGLCRCGNVFCMLHRLPEQHDCRFDHLGRGRQEAVLKMVKLDRKVGRSCQRIGEECS, encoded by the exons ATGGGGGACACGGGCAGTGAGCGCAGCAAGCCGCCCAGTTTACCGCCCCGATGTCCCTGTGGATTCTGGGG CTCCAGCAAGACAAGGAACCTCTGCTCCAAATGCTTTGCAA ACATACAGAAGAAGCAGCCGGATGAGGACTGTGCTCCAGGACCTAGCTCCAGCTCTGGCAGCAGTCATTCCTCAGCCTTTAGCAAGGACATCAGCAGCAGTAGCATCAGTAGCCATTCGCTTCCATCAGACCCCATCAAGTTAGAGCAGATGACGGCAGAAGACAAAGGAACCGTATTAATGCCCGTACAGGAGA AGGCTTCCAGCACAGACACAGGCTCGGGTACGCTGCTGTCAGCCTCCAAACGGCCCCACGACTCGG ACACTGGGCCAGAAGAGGAGGCGACGGCGGCGAAGAGGGCGAGGCCCAGTGAGGAAGGTGCGTCCCACGGCGGGCAGAAGCAGAGGAGCCGGCGGCGATGCCACTGCTGCCAGAGCAAACTGGAGCTGGTGCAGCAGGAGCTGGGCCTGTGCCGCTGTG gTAACGTCTTCTGCATGCTGCACCGTCTACCCGAGCAGCATGACTGCCGTTTCGACCACCTGGGCCGCGGTCGCCAGGAGGCCGTGCTTAAGATGGTAAAGCTGGATCGCAAGGTGGGCCGGTCATGCCAGCGCATCGGGGAGGAGTGTTCCTGA